From a single Prosthecobacter algae genomic region:
- a CDS encoding DUF5069 domain-containing protein — protein MKIEGIKSCYDKTRGLFYFARLCSKIRLHAAGQLPAEYHELLGQGFDGRTVRYMEVSYDDLRAQVLAGKTDEETLDWCYANGRALNDEQVLIFNSFMSKRGWHDDETDEFIPEMIRQYGFPDDGRIITDFDLIEMDEGRWTSDQWRAAWK, from the coding sequence ATGAAAATTGAAGGCATCAAAAGCTGTTACGACAAGACCCGTGGCCTGTTCTACTTTGCCCGGCTCTGTTCCAAGATCCGGCTGCATGCCGCAGGCCAGCTTCCGGCAGAATATCACGAGCTTCTGGGCCAAGGTTTCGATGGCCGCACGGTCCGTTACATGGAGGTCTCTTATGACGATTTGCGCGCCCAGGTTCTCGCGGGCAAGACCGATGAGGAAACCCTGGACTGGTGCTACGCAAACGGACGCGCCCTCAATGACGAGCAGGTGCTCATTTTCAACAGCTTCATGAGCAAGCGCGGCTGGCACGATGATGAAACCGACGAGTTCATCCCCGAGATGATCCGCCAATACGGCTTCCCCGATGACGGTCGCATCATCACCGATTTCGACCTCATCGAAATGGACGAAGGCCGCTGGACGTCGGATCAATGGCGTGCGGCATGGAAGTAG
- a CDS encoding MFS transporter → MNTSQPLDSGTSSVSRTAWLIVGLLFPVALLNYLDRQMIASMKVSVMGDLKDIGSEENWGHMLASFKWVYAIFSPIGGYIADRFSRKYTICGSLFVWSLITYLTGHVNSFDDLYWARTAMGISEAFYIPAALALIADFHTGPTRSRAVGVHQMGIYCGVMVGGFAGYAADWPDFGWRGAFDITGLVGILYAIPLLFLLKDAPRSAAELANPVAKPSVGTAITELFTNPSFLLLVLYFTLPALAAWVVRDWMPAILQKEFNISQGKAGVSAALYWQGAALVSAIFGGWLADRWMRKTPRGRIYVSAIGMLCIIPALFGVGNAPALGSFTLAVAALILFGVGWGFFDCNNMPILSQVARPELRATGYGIMNFVSMMCGGVADWGFGFMRDKGVALNVIFGVFAAVCVVSAFLVLLIRPREHGGARL, encoded by the coding sequence ATGAACACCTCCCAACCGCTGGATTCCGGTACCTCTTCCGTTTCGCGCACCGCCTGGCTGATCGTGGGTCTGCTCTTTCCCGTCGCCCTGCTGAACTACCTGGACCGCCAGATGATCGCCTCGATGAAGGTCTCGGTGATGGGCGATCTTAAAGACATTGGCAGTGAGGAAAACTGGGGCCACATGCTGGCTTCCTTTAAATGGGTCTATGCCATTTTCAGCCCCATCGGTGGATACATCGCGGATCGTTTCAGCCGCAAGTACACCATCTGCGGCAGCCTCTTTGTCTGGTCTCTCATCACTTACCTAACCGGACATGTAAACAGCTTTGACGATCTGTATTGGGCCCGCACGGCTATGGGCATCAGCGAGGCCTTTTATATCCCAGCGGCCCTCGCCCTCATCGCTGATTTCCATACCGGTCCCACTCGCTCGCGCGCCGTAGGGGTTCACCAGATGGGCATCTACTGCGGGGTCATGGTGGGTGGTTTTGCGGGGTATGCCGCCGATTGGCCGGACTTCGGCTGGCGCGGGGCTTTCGATATCACGGGGCTGGTGGGCATCCTGTATGCCATCCCTCTTTTGTTCTTGCTGAAGGATGCGCCGCGCTCGGCTGCGGAACTCGCCAACCCGGTAGCAAAACCCTCCGTGGGCACCGCCATCACGGAGCTGTTTACCAATCCCTCCTTCCTCCTCCTCGTGCTTTATTTCACCCTGCCCGCTTTAGCCGCTTGGGTGGTGCGGGACTGGATGCCAGCGATTCTGCAAAAGGAATTCAACATCAGCCAGGGCAAGGCTGGCGTCTCTGCCGCCCTCTATTGGCAGGGGGCCGCGCTTGTCTCCGCCATCTTCGGCGGCTGGCTGGCGGATCGCTGGATGCGCAAGACTCCGCGTGGCCGCATCTATGTCAGTGCCATTGGCATGCTCTGCATCATTCCCGCCCTCTTTGGCGTGGGCAATGCCCCGGCTCTCGGTTCCTTCACCCTGGCAGTCGCGGCCCTCATCCTCTTCGGCGTCGGCTGGGGCTTCTTTGATTGCAACAACATGCCCATCCTTTCCCAGGTGGCCCGGCCAGAACTCCGCGCGACGGGCTATGGCATCATGAACTTTGTCAGCATGATGTGCGGCGGTGTGGCTGACTGGGGCTTTGGTTTCATGAGGGACAAAGGCGTCGCCCTCAATGTCATCTTTGGGGTCTTCGCGGCCGTCTGCGTGGTGTCGGCCTTCCTTGTCCTGCTCATCCGCCCTCGCGAGCACGGCGGTGCGCGCTTGTGA
- a CDS encoding sodium:proton antiporter translates to MTFLLAAAAHTASLPPYWTVAPFALLLLCIALMPLFAGHFWEHHYPKVAVGLGLVTALYYVAVQHDWHPLQHAANEYVSFMALVGSLFVISGGINIRVKGEATPFRNTVFLAIGAVLANFIGTTGASMLMIRPWIKMNKYRITGFHVVFFIFVVSNVGGCLTPIGDPPLFLGFLRGVPFGWVLEHCWSGWGLAVAMLLAVFFAVDTLNFRRAPKEVRDKETGEEHFHIRGLLNLVFLGVVLGAVFLPKSLQETVIGGVLSVPAMVMIAAAVASYFATKPELHEANDFNFGPVKDVGYLFVGIFLTMIPALQILQSGEAVKITTPIGYYFATGALSAFLDNAPTYLSFLAAAMGAEGLSVDSPADVLAFAGSHPHLLMAISMGAVFFGAGSYIGNGPNFMVKAIADKAKVHTPDFLRYMWQFSIPVLLPILVIVGFLLLKGGH, encoded by the coding sequence GTGACTTTCTTACTCGCTGCCGCTGCTCATACTGCTTCCCTGCCCCCGTATTGGACGGTGGCTCCCTTTGCCCTGCTGCTGCTTTGCATTGCACTGATGCCACTGTTTGCAGGTCATTTTTGGGAGCACCATTACCCCAAGGTAGCGGTGGGCCTGGGGCTAGTGACGGCCCTTTATTACGTGGCGGTGCAGCATGACTGGCATCCGCTACAGCATGCGGCGAATGAGTATGTCAGCTTCATGGCGCTGGTGGGATCGCTGTTTGTGATCTCCGGCGGCATCAATATCCGGGTGAAAGGCGAGGCCACCCCCTTCCGCAACACGGTGTTTTTGGCGATCGGTGCCGTGCTGGCGAATTTCATCGGCACCACGGGCGCCTCCATGCTGATGATCCGCCCCTGGATCAAAATGAACAAGTACCGCATCACGGGTTTTCACGTGGTGTTTTTCATCTTTGTGGTCAGCAATGTCGGCGGCTGCCTGACACCGATTGGCGATCCACCGCTGTTCCTGGGTTTCTTGCGTGGGGTGCCGTTCGGCTGGGTGCTGGAGCATTGCTGGAGCGGCTGGGGACTGGCCGTGGCGATGCTGCTGGCGGTCTTCTTTGCGGTGGATACGCTGAACTTCCGTCGGGCCCCCAAAGAAGTGCGCGACAAGGAAACGGGCGAGGAGCATTTTCACATCCGTGGTCTGCTGAACCTGGTGTTTCTGGGCGTGGTGCTGGGGGCCGTCTTCTTGCCGAAGAGCCTGCAAGAAACCGTCATTGGCGGGGTGCTCAGTGTACCTGCCATGGTGATGATCGCCGCAGCCGTCGCCTCCTATTTTGCCACCAAACCCGAGCTGCATGAGGCCAATGATTTCAATTTCGGCCCGGTGAAGGACGTGGGTTACCTTTTCGTGGGCATCTTCCTGACGATGATTCCGGCTTTGCAGATCCTGCAAAGCGGGGAGGCGGTGAAGATCACCACGCCCATTGGCTACTACTTTGCCACGGGCGCACTGTCCGCCTTCCTGGACAATGCACCGACTTACCTCAGCTTTCTCGCCGCAGCCATGGGCGCAGAGGGGCTTTCGGTGGACTCCCCCGCAGACGTGCTGGCCTTTGCCGGATCTCACCCTCACCTGCTGATGGCGATCTCCATGGGGGCGGTGTTCTTTGGCGCGGGAAGCTACATCGGCAACGGGCCGAATTTCATGGTCAAGGCCATCGCGGACAAGGCCAAGGTGCACACGCCGGATTTCTTGCGCTACATGTGGCAGTTCTCCATCCCGGTGTTGCTGCCCATTTTGGTCATCGTCGGCTTTTTGCTGCTGAAGGGCGGGCATTAA
- a CDS encoding ABC transporter ATP-binding protein — protein sequence MNASASAVPLVATDVHRTYTLGGHQLPVLQGVNLEVAAGEKVFLCGQSGAGKTTLLYVLGGLEKPTLGDVRVHGQSLYHGAAKARAKMRNQTMGFVFQHYFLLPELTALENVLLPSMIGGKRAEARARELLDRVGLTPRIDHLPTELSGGEQQRVAIARALINDPGILYADEPTGNLDASTGTGVMDMLISVVNESQKTLVVVTHDQQMAKRGDRRLILKQGILEEG from the coding sequence ATGAACGCCTCCGCCAGCGCCGTCCCCTTGGTCGCCACCGATGTCCACCGCACCTACACCCTGGGCGGTCATCAGCTCCCCGTACTGCAAGGAGTGAATCTGGAAGTCGCTGCGGGTGAAAAGGTCTTTCTTTGCGGCCAGTCGGGTGCTGGGAAGACCACGCTGCTTTATGTGCTGGGCGGCTTGGAAAAGCCCACCTTGGGAGATGTCCGCGTCCATGGCCAGTCGCTCTACCATGGTGCTGCCAAGGCCCGTGCCAAGATGCGCAACCAGACCATGGGCTTCGTCTTTCAGCACTACTTCCTGCTGCCAGAACTCACCGCGTTGGAGAACGTCCTGCTCCCCTCCATGATCGGTGGCAAGCGGGCCGAAGCCCGCGCCCGGGAACTGCTGGACCGCGTCGGCCTCACGCCCCGCATTGACCACCTGCCCACCGAACTTTCCGGGGGCGAGCAGCAGCGTGTGGCCATTGCCCGTGCTCTGATCAACGACCCCGGCATTCTTTACGCCGATGAACCCACGGGCAACCTGGATGCCAGCACGGGCACAGGCGTCATGGACATGCTGATCAGTGTGGTCAATGAATCCCAAAAGACCCTCGTCGTGGTGACCCACGATCAGCAGATGGCCAAACGTGGCGATCGCCGTCTCATCCTCAAACAAGGCATCCTTGAAGAAGGCTGA
- a CDS encoding SIS domain-containing protein, with amino-acid sequence MTPAESFLDCSAALLDRVRAQLPAIQQTADLFAQTILAGQMVHVFGSGHSRILVEEMWPRYGSFPGFNPIVELSLTFHNLVVGANGQRQAMFLENVSGLASRILRNFDLKAGDSALVVSSSGCNVVPVEMAEEFQRRGVKVVALISKDHAEASTSRHPAGKKLQDFADIILDTGAPIGDAMVKIEGLETPVAPGSTIGGCLIVNAVKAEIAQRLTQAGQPPKVLTAGVLVGAQKATEIFEAAYDEHARRIAPYYQGLGA; translated from the coding sequence ATGACTCCTGCCGAATCCTTTCTCGACTGCTCTGCGGCCTTGCTTGACCGCGTCCGTGCCCAGCTTCCTGCGATCCAGCAGACGGCGGACCTGTTTGCCCAGACAATCCTGGCCGGGCAGATGGTGCATGTCTTCGGCTCGGGCCACAGCCGCATTTTGGTGGAGGAAATGTGGCCGCGTTATGGCTCCTTTCCGGGCTTCAATCCCATTGTCGAGCTCAGCCTCACCTTCCACAATCTGGTCGTCGGGGCCAATGGCCAGCGACAGGCGATGTTTCTGGAGAACGTCTCCGGCCTGGCCAGTCGCATCCTGCGCAACTTTGATCTGAAGGCAGGCGATAGCGCGCTCGTCGTTTCCTCCAGCGGTTGCAATGTGGTGCCTGTGGAGATGGCGGAGGAGTTTCAGCGACGCGGGGTCAAGGTGGTGGCGCTCATTTCCAAAGACCACGCCGAGGCCAGCACCAGCCGCCACCCGGCAGGCAAAAAGCTGCAAGACTTTGCCGACATCATTTTGGATACGGGGGCACCGATTGGCGATGCCATGGTGAAGATCGAAGGCCTGGAAACACCCGTCGCTCCCGGCAGTACGATTGGCGGCTGTCTCATCGTCAATGCCGTAAAGGCGGAGATCGCACAGCGCCTCACCCAGGCTGGCCAACCACCGAAGGTGCTGACGGCCGGGGTGCTGGTCGGAGCCCAGAAAGCCACAGAAATTTTCGAGGCGGCTTATGACGAGCATGCGCGCCGCATTGCCCCCTACTATCAAGGTCTCGGGGCCTGA
- a CDS encoding MFS transporter → MIPESPSPQEAAVYRKVTWRLIPLLFSCYILAYIDRVNVGFAKLSMKTEAWFTDAVFATGAGIFFLGYFFFEVPGNVILHRVGARIWIARIMIGWGFVSGAMAFSYSETSFYALRFLLGVAEAGFFPGIILYLTYWYPRRRQAHMVALFMTAIAVSGVIGSPLSGWLLKITDGWHGLPAWKWLFILEAIPTVLLGIAVPFLLSDRPAKAKWLTPQERDLLESNLAADEKAKAAEGHGIQGLLGAFKSSKIWICCGIYFGAIVGLYGTSFWLPQIIKDTLTQDEFKVGLYSMIPWGCAAIGMVLVGRHSDRTGERRWHIGLSSTVAAIAFSLSGLPGLPAPLVLAMMAVALTGVMSSISCFWTLPTAMLSGTAAAVGIAGINSIGNLAGFVGPKLIDWLKTPTPNFLLPKGLVQWALENAGHQLAMNGVAAFLAMSGILAIFFTRPIKAQAPRP, encoded by the coding sequence ATGATTCCCGAATCTCCCAGCCCGCAGGAAGCCGCCGTCTATCGCAAGGTGACCTGGAGGCTGATTCCCCTGCTCTTCAGCTGTTACATCCTGGCCTACATTGACCGAGTGAACGTGGGCTTTGCCAAGCTCTCCATGAAGACAGAGGCGTGGTTCACAGACGCTGTTTTTGCCACGGGCGCGGGCATCTTCTTCCTGGGGTACTTTTTCTTTGAGGTGCCGGGAAATGTCATCCTGCATCGCGTGGGCGCACGCATCTGGATCGCGCGCATCATGATCGGCTGGGGTTTTGTCTCCGGGGCGATGGCTTTCAGTTACAGCGAGACTTCGTTTTATGCACTGCGCTTTTTGTTAGGCGTGGCGGAGGCCGGGTTCTTTCCTGGCATCATTCTTTACCTCACCTACTGGTACCCGCGTCGCCGTCAGGCGCACATGGTGGCGCTGTTCATGACGGCCATCGCTGTCTCCGGGGTGATCGGCAGTCCCCTTTCCGGCTGGCTGCTGAAGATCACCGATGGCTGGCACGGCCTGCCTGCCTGGAAATGGCTTTTCATCCTGGAGGCCATCCCCACCGTACTGCTGGGCATCGCAGTACCGTTCCTTCTTTCAGATCGACCTGCCAAGGCCAAGTGGCTGACACCTCAGGAAAGGGATCTTCTTGAAAGCAACCTGGCTGCTGATGAGAAAGCCAAGGCCGCCGAGGGCCACGGCATCCAAGGACTGCTGGGTGCTTTCAAATCATCCAAGATCTGGATCTGCTGCGGCATCTATTTTGGGGCCATTGTCGGCCTTTATGGTACCTCCTTTTGGCTGCCACAGATCATCAAGGACACGCTGACTCAGGATGAATTTAAGGTGGGGCTGTATTCCATGATCCCCTGGGGCTGTGCCGCAATCGGCATGGTGTTGGTGGGGCGTCACAGCGACCGCACGGGCGAGCGCCGCTGGCACATCGGCCTGTCCTCCACGGTTGCTGCCATCGCCTTTTCCCTCAGCGGTCTTCCCGGCCTGCCTGCCCCGCTGGTACTGGCGATGATGGCCGTGGCCCTCACGGGGGTGATGAGCAGCATCTCGTGTTTCTGGACCCTGCCCACGGCCATGCTCTCCGGCACAGCCGCTGCGGTGGGCATCGCGGGCATCAACTCCATCGGCAATCTGGCGGGCTTTGTCGGACCCAAGCTGATTGACTGGCTGAAGACGCCGACGCCTAACTTCCTGCTGCCGAAAGGGCTGGTTCAATGGGCGCTGGAAAATGCAGGTCATCAACTGGCCATGAATGGCGTGGCCGCCTTCCTGGCCATGTCCGGCATCCTCGCCATCTTCTTCACCCGACCCATCAAGGCTCAGGCCCCGAGACCTTGA
- a CDS encoding DUF429 domain-containing protein, translating to MPASQAKTHTLHSPRTAGVDVGGVKKGFHAVLLEGLEIVATLQSTNAEEVAAWCREQGAMAVGVDAPCCWRAPGGSARAAERQLMREGIYCFSTPTEEDARNHPRGYYEWMLQGMALHHALRQDFAILSDEKPLKNPVCFETFPQAVACVLAGRVVKAGDKRTVRRALLEEVGIQTSSLRSMDLLDAALCAFTARQVIKGRFRIVGDSLSGCMILPVNPDFTQRQANPEMSLAQK from the coding sequence ATGCCCGCCTCCCAAGCCAAGACTCACACCCTCCATTCACCACGCACCGCCGGGGTGGATGTGGGCGGTGTCAAAAAAGGCTTCCACGCAGTCTTGCTGGAAGGGCTGGAGATAGTCGCCACCCTTCAGTCCACAAACGCCGAGGAAGTAGCAGCCTGGTGCCGAGAACAAGGAGCCATGGCCGTGGGTGTGGATGCTCCCTGTTGCTGGCGAGCCCCTGGAGGCAGCGCACGTGCGGCGGAACGACAACTGATGCGGGAAGGCATCTACTGCTTTTCCACACCCACGGAAGAAGACGCCCGCAATCACCCGCGAGGTTACTATGAATGGATGCTTCAAGGCATGGCCCTGCATCACGCTTTGAGACAAGATTTTGCGATCCTCAGTGATGAGAAACCGTTGAAAAATCCAGTCTGCTTCGAAACCTTCCCCCAGGCTGTGGCCTGTGTGCTGGCAGGTCGGGTGGTGAAGGCCGGAGATAAAAGAACGGTCCGGCGGGCTCTGCTCGAGGAGGTAGGCATCCAGACCTCTTCACTCCGCAGCATGGATCTTCTGGATGCAGCCCTGTGCGCATTCACCGCCCGGCAAGTCATCAAAGGCCGTTTCCGCATCGTGGGAGACTCTCTCAGTGGCTGCATGATCCTGCCCGTAAACCCTGATTTCACTCAGAGGCAGGCAAACCCGGAGATGAGTTTGGCCCAAAAGTGA